Part of the Mycolicibacterium mageritense genome is shown below.
CACCGGCAATGATCTGGCGGCTGCCCGGCACCGTCGGGGTCAGTTTCTCGGCGATGAGCAGCGACCGGTACAGCCGACGCTGCATGAGGCCGCGTGAGCCGAACACGGTGTGGCCCGTGGCGATTGCGGCCACCGCGGGCGCCGCCGCCACGATGGGTGCGCACGCCACTGCGACGTCGAACAGGCCCGAGAGCAGCATCGCTCACAGTGTATGGCCGCAGTGGGCCGATGACGGTCGCTAGTGGCGGCCTGCGGCGGAGTCGTTCGCCCTTCTGGGCCTGCGGCCGCGGCCACCGCCATTGCGTTGGGCCGCGGACCGATTGCCCTGGCGACCGCGACGCGACTGTCCGGGCCCGGACGACCGCTCCGGCCGCGCCGGGGCCTTCGACTCGGGCCGCGACTGAGCCTTGGGTTCACCGAAAACCCGGTCACCCGGCGCGATCTGCCGCAGCACCGGATGATCGGTGCCACTGATGCGGGTGATGGTCGGCTTGACGCCGGCCTTGCGGGTCAGGTTGCGCACATCCGACACCTGCGCGTCGTGCATGAGCGTCACGACGGTACCTTCGGCCCCGGCGCGCGCGGTGCGGCCGGACCGGTGCAGGTAGGCCTTGTGCTCCACCGGCGGGTCGGCGTGCACCACGAGGTTGACGTCGTCGACATGGATTCCGCGCGCGGCGATGTCGGTCGCGACGAGCACGGTCGCGGAGCCGTCAGAGAATGCCGTGAGGTTGCGGTCACGCGCGTTCTGCGACAGGTTGCCGTGCAGTTCGACAGCCGAGATGCCACGGGAATTGAGCTGGCGGGTCAGGCTTTTCGCGCCGTACTTGGTGCGGGCGAAAACAATGGTGCGGCCAGGGGCGGCAGCCAGATCGGCCACGACGTTGACGCGCGCGGCCGTGTCCACGTGCAGCACGTGATGCACCATGGCGGTCACGGGCGACTGCGCCGAGTCGACGCTGTGCACCACCGGGTCGTGCAGGTACCGCTTGACGAGCACATCGACACCGGCATCCAGCGTCGCCGAGAACAGCAACCGCTGGCCGCGTTTCGGGGTGCGGTCGAGGAGGCGCTTCACGCCGGGCAGGAAGCCGAGATCGGCCATGTGATCGGCTTCGTCGAGCACCGTGATCTCGACCGCGGACAGATCGGCGTGGCCGGACTTCACATGGTCTTCCAACCGGCCGGGGCACGCGATGACGATGTCCACGCCGCGTTGCAGCGCCGCGATCTGCGGGTTGGGGCCCACCCCGCCGAAAATCTTGACCGAGCGCAGCCCGGTGGCTTCGGCGAGCGGGATCAGCGATGCCTCGATCTGGGTCACGAGTTCCCGGGTCGGGGCGAGGATCAGGGCGCGCGGGCGTCCGGGCGTGCGTGCGGTGCCGCTCTTGGCCAGGCGCGCGACCAGCGGCAGCAGGAACGCATAGGTCTTGCCGGACCCGGTGCGGCCACGGCCGAGTACATCGCGGCCGGTCAGCGAGTCGGGAAGCGTCGCGGCCTGAATGGGGAACGGCGTGTGCACGCCACCCGCGGCGAGGGTGGTGACGATCTCGGCGGGAAGGCCGAGGTCGGCGAAAGTCGTCTGGACAGACGTCGAGGCAGACAAAAGAAAACTCCGAAAATGGTAGGCGGTCGTCCTGCCCGGCGCGGGTGAGATCCCGCGGCGCTCGAGTTGACGATCGAGATGGCGACAAAGGCAGAACAGACAAGTCGCCGTGACCCGACTATACCGGTAGGCGGTCCGTTTCCCGGCCTCCGAGCGGCCATGCGTTACCGCCGTCACACCCAGGTCAACTATCCTGGCGGGCACGCGCGGTGGCCAAAATGTCGGCGCCGCGTTCAGGAGCGTGATCACCGTGACCACATCGGAGGACGTGGGTGGCCGGGTTTTGTCCCGAGTGCCGCCTGCGAAGGTGCGTGCCGTGCACGACCTCTTCGTGGAGGGCCAGGTGGACGCCGCATACCTCGACTCCACACCGCTGCGCCGCATCGTTGTGGAAAGTTGGCAGCGCAGCCTGGCCACGGGCGTCGACCCCGACCGTGGCGGCCGGCTTGCCGCGGCAAGCCTGACCGAGTTGCGGGCCTCGCATCCGCTGGCCCCCACGCTGCCGCTGATCCGCAGGCTGCTGGTCGAGGACGCGGCCGACTCGGGCGTGGTGGTCGCCATCACCGCCGCCGACGGCACCTTGCTGTGGGTCGAGGGCGACCGGACCGCGTGCCGGAGGGCCGAGGCCATGAACTTCGTGCCCGGTTCGGACTGGAGCGAGCGCTCGGCGGGCACCAATGCTCCGGGTACCGCGTTGGCGTTGGACCGCGAACTGCAGATCCTGGGCTCGGAGCACTTCTCCCGCATCGTGCATTCGTGGAGTTGCACGGCCGTGCCCGTGCACGACCCGGCCAGCGGAGTCCTGCTCGGCGCCATCGATCTCACCGGCGGTCACGCCGTGACGACGCCGCAGACCCTGGCGCTCGTGCGCGCGACCGCGGTCGCGGTGGAGAACCACCTGGCGTTGCTGCAGTTGACCAAGCCGGCACCGGACCCGGTTCCCGAAGGCGCCCGGCTGTCGGTGCTCGGTGCCGAACGGCCTCGGTGGGAGGCCGCCGACTCCGACGGCCGACCACGCACCGCCACCCTGACCGGCAGGCACGCCGACATCCTGGTCCTGCTGATCCGCCATCCCGAAGGTTTGAGCGCCGATCACCTCGCGATGCTGCTGGACGACAAGGATCTCGACGTGGTGACCATCCGCGCCGAGATGTCACGGTTGCGCCGTGTGATCGGCAGCGAGCACATCGCGTCGCGGCCGTATCGCCTGCTCGCGCCGATCGCCAGCGACATGGGTGACGTGTACGACGCACTGCGGGCAGGCGACGTGGCGGCGGCGCTCTCCGCGTACACCGGGGCCTTGCTGCCGCAGTCCGTATCACCTGCCATCGCGCGGCTGCGCACCGAGCTGAGCGCGAGCCTGCGCGGAGCCGTGCTCGCCGACGGAAACCTCGACCTGTTGCGCCGGTGGCTGCAACTGCCCGACGGCCGGGACGACCGACGCGGCTGGCACCTGCTGCACGATCACCGCGATGCCGACCCGGTCGCGCGGGCACATGCCCGCGGTCACCTCGCCGGGCTCGACGCCGACTTGGCCTAGGTCCGCCGCGTTGCACGACGCGTGCAACCGTGCTGCAACCTCCTGCTACCTACCTTGAGTGACGACCGACACATTCGGGTGTCCGACCGCAGGAGAATGCCATGACTGTTTACGCACGTCCGGGCGCCGAGGGCGCCTTGATGTCGTTCGAGGCCCGCTACGACAACTACATCGGTGGGGAGTGGGTCGCGCCGGCCGAAGGCCGCTACTTCGAGAACCGCACCCCCGTGACCGGCCAGGTGTTCTGCGAGGTGGCGCGGTCGAGTGAGGCCGATGTCGAGAAGGCGCTCGACGCCGCCCACGCTGCCGCGCCCGCGTGGGGCAAGACGGCACCGGCGGAGCGGGCCAACATCCTCAACAAGATCGCCGACCGCATCGAGGCCAATCTCGAGTCGATCGCGCTGGCCGAGTCCTGGGACAACGGCAAGCCGATCCGCGAGACGCTCAACGCCGATATCCCGTTGGCAGTCGACCACTTCCGCTACTTCGCGGGCGTGTTGCGTGCGCAGGAGGGGTCGCTCTCCCAGATCGACGAGGACACCGTCGCCTACCACTTCCACGAGCCGCTCGGTGTCGTCGGGCAGATCATCCCGTGGAACTTCCCGATCCTGATGGCGGTGTGGAAGCTGGCCCCGGCACTGGCGGCCGGCAACGCCGTGGTGCTCAAACCCGCCGAGCAGACCCCGGTTTCGGTGCTCTACCTCATCTCGCTCATCGGTGACCTGCTGCCGGCCGGTGTGGTCAACATCGTCAACGGGTTCGGTGTGGAGGCCGGTAAGCCGCTGGCGTCGAGCAACCGGATCGCCAAGATCGCGTTCACGGGTGAGACCACCACGGGCCGGCTCATCATGCAGTACGCGTCGCAGAACCTGATCCCGGTCACGCTGGAACTGGGCGGCAAGAGCCCCAACATCTTCTTCTCCAATGTCCTTGCCACAGCTGACGATTACCAGGACAAGGCGCTCGAGGGCTTCACGATGTTCGCGCTGAATCAGGGCGAGGTGTGCACGTGCCCGTCGCGCAGCCTGATCCAGGCCGACATCTACGACGAGTTCCTGGAGTTGGCGGCGATCCGTACCAAGGCCGTGCGTCAGGGTGATCCGCTGGACACCGAGACCATGATCGGGTCGCAGGCCTCCAACGACCAGCTGGAGAAGATCCTGTCCTACATCGAGATCGGGAAATCCGAAGGGGCCAAGCTCATCACGGGCGGTGAGCGCGCTCAGCTCGGTGGCGATCTCAACGGCGGCTACTACGTCGCTCCGACGATCTTCACCGGCAACAACAAGATGCGGATCTTCCAGGAGGAGATCTTCGGCCCGGTGGTGGCGGTGACGTCGTTCACCGATTACGACGATGCGATCTCGATCGCCAACGACACGCTCTACGGCCTGGGTGCGGGGGTGTGGAGCCGCGACGGCAACACCGCCTACCGCGCCGGTCGCGACATCAAGGCCGGCCGGGTGTGGACCAACTGCTATCACCAGTACCCGGCGCACGCGGCGTTCGGTGGTTACAAGCAGTCCGGCATCGGCCGCGAGAATCACAAGATGATGCTCGACCACTACCAGCAGACCAAGAACCTGTTGGTCAGCTACAGCAACAAGGCCCAAGGCTTCTTCTGAGCCGGTCTCCAGCCCGAACGTGGGCTTGTGTGCCGAACCCCCCACCCGCACACAAGCCCACGTTCGTCATAACCGACGGTCATAGCCGACGAGAGGAGAACTGATGGGAGCTCTGTCGCTGTCCACGGCGCAGAAGGTGGTCGACGCTGCGATCGCCAAGGCCCACGAGATCGGCCACCCGATGAACATCGCGGTCGTCGACGATGGCGGCCACCTGGTGACGTTCGTTCGCATGGACGGCGCCATCAAGGCCAGCATCGACATCTCGATCCGGAAGGCCCGCACGTCGGTCATGATGAATCTGCCGACCAGCGCGCTGACCACGGTGTGCCAGCCGGGCGGTGAACTGTATGGGCTTGAGCAGACGGCGGGAGGTCTCGTGGTGTTCGGTGGCGGCCTTCTGCTGGAGTCCGACGGTGTGGTGATCGGCGCGATCGGGGTCAGCGCGGGCAGCGTCGAGCAGGATGTCGCGGTCGCCGAGGCCGGCGTCGCCGTGCTCTAGTCCCAATCTTGTTCCTCCATCGTGGTCGCGACGCAGGTCGGGGCGCGCCGTTTTGTCGGTGGTCGAATGTATGTTCGAAGCATGCAGACGGATGCGCTGGCGGCGGTGGCGGGGTTGCGGGCCGCCTTCGACGCGTTCGCCGCGTGCGATGTCGCGTCCTTGTCCAGGGCCGAGGTGGTGGCGCTGCTCGACGAGTACGAGGAGCTGATGTGTCAGCTGCCGGCACCGTTGCATCGGCTGCTGGCCCAGCTACAGGCCGGCACCACACCCAAGGAGATGGGTGCCAAGTCGTGGAATGCGGTGTTGCGGATCCGGTGGCGGCTGTCGACCGCGGAGGCGGGCCGCCGCTTGCGCGAGGCCGCCGAGCTGGGGCCGCGCCGCGCGCTGACCGGCGAGCCGCTGCCGCCGGTCCTGCCAGTGGTTGCGGCCGCGCAAGCCGCCGGGCTGATCAATGCCGATCACGTCAAAGTGCTGCGCGACGCGGTCGATGCTCTCCCCGGGTGGGTCGATCCCACCACGCGGGACCAGTTCGAAGCCGATCTGGTGGGGGTCGCGGTCAAGGTGGATCCCAAGGAGCTCAAGGACACCGCCGAGCTGCGGTTGTTTCTGCTCGATCAGGACGGCCCCGAGCCCGACGACACCGAACGCGCCCGTACCCGCGGGGTGTCGATGGCCAAGCAGGATCGGGCTGGGATGACGGGGTTGACGGCGAACCTGAGCCCGGAGGCCGCGGCGGTGTGGGAGGTGTTGTTTGCCAGGTTCGCCGCGCCGGGCATGTGCAACCCGGCCGATGAGGAACCCTGCACGTCGGGGACGCCGACTCAGGCCCAGATCGACAATGATCACCGCTCCCTGGCCCAGCGCCAACATGACGCGCTGATCGCCATCGGGCGGATCGCGTTGATGACCGATTTGGGTCAGCTCAACGGATTGCCGGTGTCGATCATCATCCGCACCACCCTGCAGGATTTGGAATCGCGCGCCGGGATCGGCACGACCGGCGGCGGAACCAAGCTGCCCATCAAAGACGTCATCCGGATGGCCGCCCACGCCAACCATCACCTGGCGATCTTCGATCGGGCCACTGGAGCGGCGCTGGACTATTACCGGGCCCGGCGTACCGCCAGCCGGGCGCAGCGGATCATGTTGATCGCCCGTGACGGCGGCTGTACGAAACCGTGTTGCACTGTGGGGGCTTACGGTTGTCAGGCCCATCACGGCGAGGCCGACTGGGCCGCCGGCGGCAACACCAATGTCAACGAGATGACTTTGGCCTGCCCGCCGGACAATCGTCTGGTCGACGACGGCGGATACACCACCACCTTCAACGACCGCGGCGAGGTCGAATGGCACCCGCCACCAGAGCTCGACCACGGCCAGGCCCGCATCAACTACTACCACCGGCCCGAACTGCTGCTCAACCCACCCGAGGACGAATCGGAGCGGGAACGGGCGCAGGGCGTGGAGCCGGAAGCACAGCAGAACCCCGAGGACGAATCGGAGCCAGAGCGGACGCCAGACCTCCAGTGGGATCTGGACTGGGATCTGGACTGGGGCAACGACTTCGACCAACCCACACTCATCGCACCCAACGTCGACCACCTCTGGGACGCGCAGTCGTTCGACAAGGGGCCCTTCGACCCCGGACTTCCATCCGGCTGGATACTGATCGACCCCTACCCATGGCAATCCAGCACAGACCAGGCCCCCGGCGGCAAAAGAGTCCGCGGCCCTTGACCAGCCACGCAAGCCCGGCGCTTGCCGGTCCCGTCGCATCCCACCAACCGCCGACACCGCAGCCGCGCGGCGAGTTCGTCGGGTGCGCATACTGCCAATCGACTGAATCCGCCTCCGGCACAGGGCGGTCGTGCGTCCCTTCGGCGGCCATGTTGGTGTCGACGTCGAAATCGCCTAGTCCACCAGAACGCAATCGCCGCAGTACCCGGCGCCGGGCACCAGGTAGAACAGGCAACAGTTCCGGCGCCGGAACGTGCCATCGATGTGGGCGGCGGCACCGGCGAGCTGGTCGGTCGCCATGAGTGCGGCAATCAGGGCGCGGCCCGGCTGCTCACACTCGGGCCGGGTCTGCGACATCACCGTCACGGCGCCGTTGGCCGCCGATATCACGTTGCCCCACAACACCTGCGGTGAAAGCGCCGCACCTGAGCGCAGGGTGTCGTTGAGCGGCACGATCACTTCGTTGATCACCGAGCCGGTGATGGCCGCCGCGGCGTCGGCCGCATCCGACACCGGCAGCACGCGCGGCCGGGTCACCGCAAGCCGCGGCCGGTGCGACGAGTCTTGTTGCCAACGCAGGGTTTCGGCGTCGAGCACGGGGATCTTCGAGAGCGTCACCGCGGCGCCGACGACCGGCGAGAGAACCCGCGCGGCGATCGACAGGTGCACCGAGGAGGCCGCGGCCTTGACCGGCACGAGCGCCTCGTCGAGGCCGAATGCCGATGCGGTCGCGCGACGGGTGCGGGATGCGTATTCGGAAAGCGTCGCGGCGTCGGTGAGCAGGGTGGTGATCGGCAGCCAGGGGCCGTCCTCGGCGGCGGGCAGCGCGAAGTAATCGCCGAGCCCGGCGACCGCGTCGAGCAACGCAGCGGTGTCGTCCATCGTCGACACACGCTAGTCGCATTACGCAAGTACGGCTGACCTGCGACGCAACGGTGATGCAACGTGACGCAGCGCACAATCGAGGGTGCTTCGCGCCCGCAGCACATCAGTTGGGAGTCGTGTATGACAGAACCGGTCCTGGATCCGGCGGTGGATTACCCGCTGAGCCTCAATCGCAAGGATTTGCTTTCCACCCCCAACGGCAAGTCGATCGACGACATCACGATGGACGCGGTCATGTCGGGTGCGGTGCAGGCCTCGGATCTGCGGATCACGCCGCAGACCTTGCGCCTGCAGGCCCAGATCGCCGAGAAGGTCGGCCGCAGGCAGCTCGGCGCGAATCTTCGCCGCGCCGCCGAGATGACCGCCATCAGTGACGAGCGCGTCTTGCAGATCTACAACGCGTTGCGGCCCAACGCCTCCACGAAGCCCGAGCTGGACGCGATCGCCGACGAACTCGACACCCAGTACGGTGCGACGATGCTGGCCGCGCTCGTCCGTGAGGCCGCCGACGTCTACGAGCGCCGCGACATCTTGGCCACCAGCGAATCTACCGGCGAATAGGAGACATTCGGTGACGTCAGCAGCGTCAGGGAAACCGACAGTCCAGCGCAAGCAGTCGGAGCGCACCAAGGTTCTCGAGGACCGTCCGGTCAATCTCGACGGGTTCGTCGAGGAGTGGCCCGAGGTCGGGATGGTTGCGCTCGACAGCGCATTCGACCCGGCCCCGAGTGTGCGCGTGGCCGACGGGGTTATCGTCGAGATGGACGGCCGGGCTCGCGCCGATTTCGATTTCATCGACCAGTTCATCGCCGATCACGCGATCGACGTGGCCACCACCGAGCAGGCCATGGCGATCCCCGCGGTGGAGATCGCGCAGATGCTCGTGGACCCGCACGTGACCCGCGACCAGGTGATCGCCGTGACCGGCGGCCTGACCCCGGCCAAGCTGCTGGAAGTCGTCAAGACGATGAACATCGTCGAGATCATGATGGGCATGCAGAAGATGCGCGCGCGCCGGACCCCGGCGAATCAGGCGCACTGCACGAGCGCCCGAGACAATCCGCTGCAGGTGGCGTGCGAGGCCGCCGAGGCGTCGTTGCGCGGGTTCTCGGAAGTGGAAACGACTTTGGGTGTCGTGCGCTACGCGCCGCTGGTCGCGATGGCGCTGCAGATCGGGGCCCAGGTCGGCTGCGGCGGCAGGCTCACGCAGTGCGCGCTGGAAGAGGCCACCGAGCTCGAACTCGGCATGCGCGGCATCACGGCCTACGCCGAGACCATCTCGGTGTACGGTACCGAGTCGGTGTTCGTCGACGGTGACGACACCCCGTGGTCGAAGGCGTTCCTCGCGGCGGCCTACGCCTCGCGCGGCATCAAGATGCGATTCACCTCGGGCACGGGTTCCGAGGTGCAGATGGGCAACGCCGAGGGCCGGTCCATGCTGTACCTGGAGATCCGCTGCATCCTGGTGGCCAAAGGCGCAGGCGTGCAAGGGCTGCAGAACGGTTCGATCTCGTGTATCGGTGTGCCGGGCGCGGTGCCCGCCGGTATCCGCGCGGTGGCCGCCGAGAATCTCATCGCATCGGCCGTCGACCTGGAGTGCGCGTCGGGCAACGACCAGTCGTTCTCGCATTCCCCGATGCGGCGCACCGCCCGGTTGCTGCCGCAGATGATGCCCGGAACCGACTTCATCACGTCGGGCTACTCGGCGACACCCAACTACGACAACATGTTCGCCGGATCCAACGTCGACGCTGAGGATTTCGACGACTTCAACACCATCCAGCGCGATCTGCAGATCGACGGCGGATTGCGCCATGTCAACGAGGCCGAGATCCTCGCGGCCCGACACCGTGCCGGTAAGGCACTGCAGGCCGTGTTCAAATACCTTGATCTGCCCGCGATCTCCGACGCCGAGATCGAGGCCGCCACGTACGCGCACGGCAGCCGCGAGCTGATCCCGCGCGATGTGCTCGAGGATCTCAAGGGCGCACAGCAGGTGATGGAACGCAACGTGACCGGACTCGACCTGGTGAAGGCCCTCGAGTCGACCGGGTTCACCGACATCGCCGAGAACCTGCTCGCCGTGCTGCGGCAACGCGTTTCGGGCGACCTGCTGCACACGTCGGCGATCATGACCCGCGACCTCAAGCCGCTGTCGGCGGTCAACGACCGCAACGACTACGCGGGCCCCGGGACCGGCTATCGCCCTTCGGGTGAGCGCTGGGAAGAGATGAAGCGGCTACGGCACGTCACGAGCGCGGAGAACCCGGAAGAAGAGGTTCAGTGAGATGGCAGACAGGACAATCACTTTCACCGGTGAGACCGCGGCACAGCCGGGCACGCGTTCCGACGAGGTGGTGCTGGGCATCTCGCCGGCATTCGCCGACTTCTTCAGCCAGACCATCATCGGTCTCTCGCACGCCGACGTGATCCGCCAGATCCTGGCAGGCATCGAGGAGCAGGAGGTCACGGCGCGCTGCATCCGGGTCCGGCACAGCAGCGACCTGGCCGTGGTGGCCCACACCGCGGCCAAACTCTCCGGATCTGGCATCGGGATCGGCATCCTGTCGCGCGGTACGTCGATGATCCACCAGCGCGACCTGCCCAGGCTGTCGAGCCTCGAGCTGTTTCCGCAGAGCCCGCTGATGACGTTGGAGACCTACCGCAGCATCGGGTCGAACGCCGCGCAGTACGCGAAAGGCGAGTCGCCCGAGCCTGTTCCCACTCTCAACGATCAGATGGCTCGGCCTCGGTGGCAGGCCAAGGCCGCGCTGCTGCACCTCAAGGAGACCGAGCAGATCCGCAAGCAGGCCAAGCCTGTCGAGGTGGTGGCGGAGTTCGCGCAACCTTCGGGGGCGTTGGGTAGTTGATGACGAGAACCGTTGTCGGCGTCGACATCGGTAATTCGACGACGGAGGCCAGCGCCGCGGTGATCGAACCCGACGGTTCGGTGGCTTACCGCGGTGCGGCGCTGACCGCCACGACCGGGGTCAAGGGCACGCCGCGCAACGTCGACGGGGTGGCCGATGCGGTGGCACGTGCGCTGGGCACGGCCGGAATCGCGCTCGCGCAGCTCGATGTCGTCCTGCTCAACGAGGCCACCCCGGTGATCAGCGGTCTGGCGATGGAGACCATCACCGAGACCATCATCACCGAATCGACCATGATCGGCCACGATCCGCGCACACCGGGTGGGCGCGGACTCGGCGTCGGAACCACGGTCGCCTTCGGCTCGCTCGCCCAAACGCGTCCGGGTGACAAGGTGATCGTCGTCGTGCCCAAGGGCGTCGATTTCGAGGACACCGCGCAGGGCATCAACGCCGCCGTGCGACGCGGGGTCGACGTGGCCGCCGCGATTCTCGGCAACGACGATGCCGTCCTGGTGGTCAACCGGCTCGACTCGGCGGTCCCGGTCATCGACGAGGTGTCGCGGATCGAGGCGGTGCCGCTGGGCATGCTCGCGGCCGTCGAGGTGGCCGGGCCCGGCCAGACCATCCGCACGCTGTCCAATGCCTATGGGCTGGCGACCATTTTCGAGCTCGACGCGGCCGCGACCCGGGTGGTCTCGCCCGTGGCCAGGGCCTTGACGGGTAACCGGTCGGCAGTCGTGGTGCGCACTCCCGCGGGTGATGTGGCCGACCGCACGATAGCCGCGGGATCGCTGTCGTTTGAGGGAGCACGTAAGCGAGCGACCGTGGACGTGTCGGGCGGCGCCGCGGAGATCATGGCCGCTGTCGAACGGGTCGGTCCACTGCTCGACGTGGCGGGGGAGCCGGGCACAAACACCGGTGGGATGATCGCGAACGTGCGCCAGAGCATGGCCGACCTGTCCGGTCACGCCACCGCCGACGTGCGCATCCAAGATCTGCTTGCGGTCGACACGTTTGTGCCACAGGAGGTTCGGGGCGGCGTCGCGGGCGAGGTCGCCCTGGAGAACGCGGTCGCGCTGGCAGCGATGGTGCGCACCAAGGACAGCGTCATGCAGGCCGTCGCCGACGCGGTGGCCGACCGGCTCCGTGCTGACGGCGCGCCCGGCGTGCGGGTGATCGTCGGCGGCGTCGAGGCGGAGATGGCCGTGCGGGGTGCCCTGACGACACCGGGGACCGACAAACCACTGGTGGTACTCGACCTCGGTGGCGGTTCGACCGACGCCGCACTGATCGAGGCCGACGGCACGATCGCGGCCGTCCATCTGGCCGGAGCGGGGGATCTGGTCACCAAGCTCATCGACGCCGAACTGGGACTCGACAACCTCGAACTGGCCGAGGACGTCAAGAGGTTCCCACTGGGCAAGGCCGAGAGCTTCTTTCATGTGCGGCTGGAGAACGGTACCGTGCAGTTCTTCGAGACGCCTTTACCCACAACGGCCTTCGCGAGGGTCGTCACGCTGGCTGAGCACGGCATGAACCCGATACCGACCCGGCACACCATGGACCGCATCAGGATGGTGCGCCGTGGCGCGAAAGAGCGTGTGTTCGTGGTCAATGCGCTACGCGCGCTGAAGGCCATCGCGCCCGCCGGTGATCTGCGGCAGATCGGCTTCGTCGTGCTGCTCGGTGGGTGTGCCCTCGATTTCGAGATACCCGAACTCATCGCCGACGCCCTGGCGTCCTACGGAATCGTCTGTGGTACAGGGAATGTCCGCGGCACCGAGGGCCCCCGCAATGCGGTGGCGTCCGGATTGGTCGCCGCACATGCGACCGCCCAACTTGCGGGGTCTGCCGTTGGCGCATGACAGTGGCCGACCTGAGCGACCCGCGATCGTGATCGTCAGCGCGGCCGGCGGGGCGGCCGAGCGCGAGGTCGCCGCGGGGATCGAGGAGGAAGGCGTTCCCTACGTCGTCCGTCGAGACGAAATCGAC
Proteins encoded:
- a CDS encoding DEAD/DEAH box helicase, with amino-acid sequence MSASTSVQTTFADLGLPAEIVTTLAAGGVHTPFPIQAATLPDSLTGRDVLGRGRTGSGKTYAFLLPLVARLAKSGTARTPGRPRALILAPTRELVTQIEASLIPLAEATGLRSVKIFGGVGPNPQIAALQRGVDIVIACPGRLEDHVKSGHADLSAVEITVLDEADHMADLGFLPGVKRLLDRTPKRGQRLLFSATLDAGVDVLVKRYLHDPVVHSVDSAQSPVTAMVHHVLHVDTAARVNVVADLAAAPGRTIVFARTKYGAKSLTRQLNSRGISAVELHGNLSQNARDRNLTAFSDGSATVLVATDIAARGIHVDDVNLVVHADPPVEHKAYLHRSGRTARAGAEGTVVTLMHDAQVSDVRNLTRKAGVKPTITRISGTDHPVLRQIAPGDRVFGEPKAQSRPESKAPARPERSSGPGQSRRGRQGNRSAAQRNGGGRGRRPRRANDSAAGRH
- a CDS encoding GAF domain-containing protein, giving the protein MTTSEDVGGRVLSRVPPAKVRAVHDLFVEGQVDAAYLDSTPLRRIVVESWQRSLATGVDPDRGGRLAAASLTELRASHPLAPTLPLIRRLLVEDAADSGVVVAITAADGTLLWVEGDRTACRRAEAMNFVPGSDWSERSAGTNAPGTALALDRELQILGSEHFSRIVHSWSCTAVPVHDPASGVLLGAIDLTGGHAVTTPQTLALVRATAVAVENHLALLQLTKPAPDPVPEGARLSVLGAERPRWEAADSDGRPRTATLTGRHADILVLLIRHPEGLSADHLAMLLDDKDLDVVTIRAEMSRLRRVIGSEHIASRPYRLLAPIASDMGDVYDALRAGDVAAALSAYTGALLPQSVSPAIARLRTELSASLRGAVLADGNLDLLRRWLQLPDGRDDRRGWHLLHDHRDADPVARAHARGHLAGLDADLA
- the adh gene encoding aldehyde dehydrogenase, which gives rise to MTVYARPGAEGALMSFEARYDNYIGGEWVAPAEGRYFENRTPVTGQVFCEVARSSEADVEKALDAAHAAAPAWGKTAPAERANILNKIADRIEANLESIALAESWDNGKPIRETLNADIPLAVDHFRYFAGVLRAQEGSLSQIDEDTVAYHFHEPLGVVGQIIPWNFPILMAVWKLAPALAAGNAVVLKPAEQTPVSVLYLISLIGDLLPAGVVNIVNGFGVEAGKPLASSNRIAKIAFTGETTTGRLIMQYASQNLIPVTLELGGKSPNIFFSNVLATADDYQDKALEGFTMFALNQGEVCTCPSRSLIQADIYDEFLELAAIRTKAVRQGDPLDTETMIGSQASNDQLEKILSYIEIGKSEGAKLITGGERAQLGGDLNGGYYVAPTIFTGNNKMRIFQEEIFGPVVAVTSFTDYDDAISIANDTLYGLGAGVWSRDGNTAYRAGRDIKAGRVWTNCYHQYPAHAAFGGYKQSGIGRENHKMMLDHYQQTKNLLVSYSNKAQGFF
- a CDS encoding GlcG/HbpS family heme-binding protein, yielding MGALSLSTAQKVVDAAIAKAHEIGHPMNIAVVDDGGHLVTFVRMDGAIKASIDISIRKARTSVMMNLPTSALTTVCQPGGELYGLEQTAGGLVVFGGGLLLESDGVVIGAIGVSAGSVEQDVAVAEAGVAVL
- a CDS encoding HNH endonuclease signature motif containing protein — translated: MYVRSMQTDALAAVAGLRAAFDAFAACDVASLSRAEVVALLDEYEELMCQLPAPLHRLLAQLQAGTTPKEMGAKSWNAVLRIRWRLSTAEAGRRLREAAELGPRRALTGEPLPPVLPVVAAAQAAGLINADHVKVLRDAVDALPGWVDPTTRDQFEADLVGVAVKVDPKELKDTAELRLFLLDQDGPEPDDTERARTRGVSMAKQDRAGMTGLTANLSPEAAAVWEVLFARFAAPGMCNPADEEPCTSGTPTQAQIDNDHRSLAQRQHDALIAIGRIALMTDLGQLNGLPVSIIIRTTLQDLESRAGIGTTGGGTKLPIKDVIRMAAHANHHLAIFDRATGAALDYYRARRTASRAQRIMLIARDGGCTKPCCTVGAYGCQAHHGEADWAAGGNTNVNEMTLACPPDNRLVDDGGYTTTFNDRGEVEWHPPPELDHGQARINYYHRPELLLNPPEDESERERAQGVEPEAQQNPEDESEPERTPDLQWDLDWDLDWGNDFDQPTLIAPNVDHLWDAQSFDKGPFDPGLPSGWILIDPYPWQSSTDQAPGGKRVRGP
- a CDS encoding (2Fe-2S)-binding protein encodes the protein MDDTAALLDAVAGLGDYFALPAAEDGPWLPITTLLTDAATLSEYASRTRRATASAFGLDEALVPVKAAASSVHLSIAARVLSPVVGAAVTLSKIPVLDAETLRWQQDSSHRPRLAVTRPRVLPVSDAADAAAAITGSVINEVIVPLNDTLRSGAALSPQVLWGNVISAANGAVTVMSQTRPECEQPGRALIAALMATDQLAGAAAHIDGTFRRRNCCLFYLVPGAGYCGDCVLVD
- a CDS encoding diol dehydratase small subunit, which translates into the protein MTEPVLDPAVDYPLSLNRKDLLSTPNGKSIDDITMDAVMSGAVQASDLRITPQTLRLQAQIAEKVGRRQLGANLRRAAEMTAISDERVLQIYNALRPNASTKPELDAIADELDTQYGATMLAALVREAADVYERRDILATSESTGE